A window of Streptomyces sp. SAI-127 contains these coding sequences:
- a CDS encoding PepSY domain-containing protein, which translates to MKRNIVIATLTAAALATGGTVAAFAAGDGEATATQRQTNTSAQAAADRDDADDAADDRDDATDDRTAVRGADVTAAEAITAALKHTPGTALSADLDDDGATAWKVSVVKGDGTEYDVRIAPDSGKVLGAQRDTDDDNDDRAELAAVKGAKTDAREAALAAAHKGTVTEVSIDDDNGTVAWSAETVKGNGHGEWNVALDTGKVTQDRDDDGDDA; encoded by the coding sequence ATGAAGCGCAACATCGTCATCGCCACCCTCACCGCTGCCGCGCTGGCCACCGGCGGCACCGTCGCGGCCTTCGCCGCGGGCGACGGCGAGGCGACGGCGACGCAGCGCCAGACGAACACGAGCGCCCAGGCGGCCGCGGACCGCGACGACGCCGACGACGCCGCGGACGACCGGGACGACGCCACCGACGACCGTACGGCGGTCCGTGGCGCCGACGTCACCGCCGCCGAGGCGATCACGGCCGCCCTGAAGCACACACCGGGTACCGCGCTCTCCGCCGATCTGGACGACGACGGCGCCACCGCGTGGAAGGTGAGCGTCGTCAAGGGCGACGGCACCGAGTACGACGTACGGATCGCCCCCGACTCCGGCAAGGTCCTCGGCGCCCAGCGCGACACCGACGACGACAACGACGACCGTGCCGAACTCGCCGCGGTGAAGGGCGCGAAGACGGACGCCCGCGAGGCCGCCCTGGCCGCCGCGCACAAGGGCACGGTGACCGAAGTAAGCATCGACGACGACAACGGCACCGTGGCCTGGTCGGCCGAGACAGTGAAGGGCAACGGCCACGGCGAGTGGAACGTCGCCCTCGACACGGGCAAGGTCACCCAGGACCGCGACGACGACGGCGACGACGCCTGA
- the meaB gene encoding methylmalonyl Co-A mutase-associated GTPase MeaB — protein sequence MQDVSTLVAQAREGRPRAVARLISLVEGASPQLREVMATLAPLTGNAYVVGLTGSPGVGKSTSTSALVTAYRKQGRRVGVLAVDPSSPFSGGALLGDRVRMSEHASDPGVYIRSMATRGHLGGLAWAAPQAIRVLDAAGCDVILVETVGVGQSEVEIAAQADTSVVLLAPGMGDGIQAAKAGILEIGDVYVVNKADRDGADATARELNHMLGLGESRGPGDWRPPIVKTVASRAEGVDEVMEALEKHRAWMEERGVLAERRRTRAAHEVETIAVTALRERIGDLRGDRRLDALAERIVAGELDPYRAADELVEGLTRG from the coding sequence ATGCAGGACGTCTCCACCCTGGTGGCCCAGGCCAGGGAGGGCCGCCCGCGGGCCGTGGCCCGGCTGATCTCCCTGGTGGAGGGGGCGTCCCCACAGCTCAGGGAGGTCATGGCGACGCTCGCCCCGCTCACGGGCAACGCGTACGTGGTGGGCCTGACGGGCTCGCCCGGGGTGGGCAAGTCGACGTCCACCTCGGCTCTCGTGACCGCCTACCGCAAGCAGGGCAGGCGGGTCGGCGTCCTGGCCGTCGACCCGTCCTCGCCGTTCTCCGGCGGTGCCCTGCTCGGCGACCGGGTGCGCATGTCGGAGCACGCCTCCGACCCCGGCGTCTACATCCGCTCCATGGCGACCCGCGGCCACCTCGGCGGTCTCGCCTGGGCCGCCCCGCAGGCCATCCGGGTCCTGGACGCGGCCGGCTGCGACGTGATCCTGGTCGAGACGGTCGGCGTCGGCCAGTCCGAGGTGGAGATCGCCGCCCAGGCGGACACGTCCGTGGTGCTGCTCGCACCCGGAATGGGTGACGGCATCCAGGCCGCCAAGGCCGGAATCCTGGAGATCGGCGACGTGTACGTCGTCAACAAGGCCGACCGTGACGGCGCCGACGCGACCGCCCGCGAGCTCAACCACATGCTGGGCCTGGGCGAGTCCCGCGGCCCCGGCGACTGGCGCCCGCCGATCGTCAAGACGGTCGCCTCCCGCGCGGAGGGCGTCGACGAGGTCATGGAAGCCCTGGAGAAGCACCGCGCCTGGATGGAGGAGCGCGGCGTCCTCGCCGAGCGCCGCCGCACCCGCGCCGCCCACGAGGTCGAGACCATCGCCGTCACCGCCCTGCGCGAACGCATCGGCGACCTCAGGGGCGACCGGCGCCTGGACGCGCTCGCGGAGAGGATCGTCGCCGGCGAGCTGGACCCCTACCGCGCGGCGGACGAGCTGGTGGAAGGCCTGACCCGGGGCTGA
- a CDS encoding acetyl-CoA C-acetyltransferase, whose amino-acid sequence MSGSNSTTSVIVAGARTPMGRLLGSLKTFSGADLGGFAIKAALDRAGIGGDQVQYVIMGQVLQAGAGQIPARQAAVKAGIPMNVPALTINKVCLSGLDAIALADQLIRAGEFDVIVAGGQESMTNAPHLLPKSREGFKYGAIEMLDAMAHDGLTDPWENIPMGQSTETHNTRLGIRRPEQDEIAALSHQRAAAAQKNGIFEAEITPVEIPQRKGEPVVFSKDEGIRADTTAESLGKLRPAFTKDGTITAGTSSQISDGAAAVVVMSKAKAQELGLEWIAEIGAHGNVAGPDNSLQSQPSNAILHALKKEGLEVSDLDLIEINEAFAAVAVQSMKDLGVSTDRVNVNGGAIALGHPIGMSGARLVLHLALELKRRGGGVGAAALCGGGGQGDALVVRVPKA is encoded by the coding sequence ATGTCTGGATCGAACAGCACGACCTCGGTGATCGTCGCGGGCGCCCGTACGCCCATGGGACGGTTGCTGGGCTCGCTGAAGACCTTCTCCGGAGCCGACCTCGGCGGCTTCGCGATCAAGGCCGCCCTCGACCGTGCGGGGATCGGTGGCGACCAGGTGCAGTACGTCATCATGGGCCAGGTCCTCCAGGCCGGCGCCGGTCAGATCCCGGCCCGCCAGGCCGCGGTCAAGGCCGGCATCCCGATGAACGTCCCGGCGCTGACCATCAACAAGGTGTGCCTCTCGGGCCTCGACGCGATCGCGCTGGCCGACCAGCTGATCCGCGCCGGCGAGTTCGACGTGATCGTCGCGGGCGGCCAGGAGTCCATGACCAACGCCCCCCACCTGCTCCCGAAGTCCCGCGAGGGCTTCAAGTACGGCGCGATCGAGATGCTCGACGCGATGGCCCACGACGGCCTGACCGACCCCTGGGAGAACATCCCCATGGGCCAGTCGACCGAGACGCACAACACCCGCCTCGGCATCCGGCGCCCCGAGCAGGACGAGATCGCCGCCCTGTCCCACCAGCGGGCCGCCGCCGCACAGAAGAACGGCATCTTCGAAGCCGAGATCACCCCGGTCGAGATCCCGCAGCGCAAGGGCGAGCCGGTCGTCTTCAGCAAGGACGAGGGCATCCGCGCCGACACCACGGCCGAGTCCCTGGGCAAGCTGCGCCCCGCGTTCACCAAGGACGGCACCATCACCGCCGGCACCTCCTCGCAGATCTCCGACGGTGCGGCGGCCGTGGTCGTGATGAGCAAGGCCAAGGCGCAGGAGCTCGGCCTCGAGTGGATCGCCGAGATCGGCGCCCACGGCAATGTGGCGGGCCCGGACAACTCCCTGCAGTCCCAGCCGTCCAACGCGATCCTGCACGCCCTCAAGAAGGAGGGCCTGGAGGTCTCCGACCTCGATCTCATCGAGATCAACGAGGCCTTCGCCGCGGTGGCCGTCCAGTCAATGAAGGACCTCGGCGTTTCCACGGATCGGGTGAACGTCAACGGTGGCGCGATCGCCCTGGGCCACCCGATCGGCATGTCCGGCGCCCGGCTCGTCCTGCACCTCGCCCTGGAGCTCAAGCGGCGCGGCGGCGGTGTCGGCGCGGCGGCGCTGTGCGGTGGCGGCGGTCAGGGTGACGCGCTCGTCGTGCGGGTACCCAAGGCCTGA
- the mce gene encoding methylmalonyl-CoA epimerase — translation MLTRIDHIGIACFDLDKTVEFYRATYGFEVFHSEVNEEQGVREAMLKINETSDGGASYLQLLEPTRPDSTVAKWLDKNGEGVHHIAFGTADVDAEAADIKDKGVRVLYEEPRRGSMGSRITFLHPKDCHGVLTELVTSAPVESPEH, via the coding sequence ATGCTGACGCGAATCGACCACATCGGGATCGCCTGCTTCGACCTCGACAAGACCGTCGAGTTCTACCGGGCCACCTACGGCTTCGAGGTGTTCCACTCCGAGGTCAACGAGGAGCAGGGCGTGCGCGAGGCCATGCTCAAGATCAACGAAACCTCCGACGGCGGCGCCTCCTACCTGCAGCTTCTGGAGCCGACCCGCCCCGACTCGACCGTCGCCAAGTGGCTGGACAAGAACGGCGAGGGCGTCCACCACATCGCTTTCGGTACGGCGGACGTGGACGCGGAGGCCGCGGACATCAAGGACAAGGGCGTACGCGTCCTGTACGAGGAGCCGCGACGCGGCTCCATGGGGTCACGGATCACCTTCCTGCACCCGAAGGATTGCCACGGTGTACTGACAGAACTGGTCACTTCGGCGCCTGTTGAGTCACCTGAGCACTGA